In a single window of the Nilaparvata lugens isolate BPH chromosome 1, ASM1435652v1, whole genome shotgun sequence genome:
- the LOC120351300 gene encoding uncharacterized protein LOC120351300 → MATVAVDSSQEPAPDCSNAFAPTDNDFSQQHYLIPGYNLIFIKEEDSQDGEDISEEVDFGAVKSEAEMWPSISGTANATEVGGLDAHSISPVEKCTEPTVAGKETKLYSCADCSYETRIAALKSHIRTHTGETPFSL, encoded by the exons ATGGCGACAGTTGCAGTAGATAGCAGCCAAGAACCAGCGCCAGATTGCAGCAATGCATTCGCTCCAACCGATAATGACTTCAGCCAACAACATTATTTAATCCCCGGCTACAATCTAATATTCATCAAAGAAGAAG attCCCAAGATGGAGAAGACATTTCAGAAGAAGTTGACTTTGGCGCAGTGAAGAGTGAAGCAGAGATGTGGCCTTCTATCAGCGGCACTGCCAATGCAACAGAAGTGGGTGGACTGGATGCACATTCAATCTCTCCAGTGGAAAAGTGCACTGAGCCAACTGTGGCTGGCAAAGAGACCAAGCTCTACAGCTGTGCCGACTGCAGCTATGAAACACGGATTGCTGCTTTGAAGAGCCACATTAGAACACACACTGGGGAAACACCATTTAGTTTGTAA
- the LOC120351295 gene encoding gastrula zinc finger protein XlCGF17.1-like has protein sequence MFIFVDSQDGEDISEEVDFGAVKSEAEMWPSISGTANATEVGGLDAHSISPVEKCTEPTVAGKETKLYSCADCSYETTRIAALKSHIRTHTGETPFSCNFCDYKCATLGNLKRHIRTHTGEKPFSCEFCDYKCSQKKNLKLHLRTHTYEKPFSCNFCDYKCADSANLKKHIRTHTGEKPFSCEFCDYKCAQSGDLKRHIRLKHTGEKACEEIILR, from the exons atgtttatttttgtagattCCCAAGATGGAGAAGACATTTCAGAAGAAGTTGACTTTGGCGCAGTGAAGAGTGAAGCAGAGATGTGGCCTTCTATCAGCGGCACTGCCAATGCAACAGAAGTGGGTGGACTGGATGCACATTCAATCTCTCCAGTGGAAAAGTGCACTGAGCCAACTGTGGCTGGCAAAGAGACCAAGCTCTACAGCTGTGCCGACTGCAGCTATGAAACAACACGGATTGCTGCTTTGAAGAGCCACATTAGAACACACACTGGGGAAACACCATTTAGTTGTAACTTCTGTGACTACAAATGTGCTACTTTAGGTAATTTGAAGAGGCACATAAGAACACACACTGGGGAAAAACCATTCAGTTGCGAattttgtgactataaatgtagtcagaaaaaaaacttgaaattacaTCTCAGAACACATACATATGAAAAACCATTTAGTTGTAACTTTTGTGATTACAAATGTGCTGATTCAGCCAATTTGAAgaaacatatcagaacacatactg GTGAAAAACCATTTAGTTGCGAATTTTGTGACTACAAATGTGCTCAATCAGGTGATTTGAAGAGACATATCAGACTGAAACACACTGGGGAAAAAGCCTGTGAAGAAATAATTCTGAGATAA